The Devosia sp. 1566 sequence CCCGACGCCAAGATCGTCATGCTCAACGCAGCAGACGGCAAGGTTGTGTGGGAAAAGCAGGTTCTCGATTACAACCTGGGCTATTCCTACACGATTGGGCCGCTGATCGTTAAGGACAAGATCATCTCGGCCATCTCGGGCTGCTCGATCGCCGGCACCGCCGGTGGTTGCTTTATCCTGGCTCACGACGCCAACACTGGCGAAGAGCTGTGGCGCTTCAACACCATCGATGACCCCAACAATCCTGAGCAGCAGGCAAGCTGGGGCGAAGTGCCGCCGGAAAACCGTTGGGGCGGTACGCCCTGGGCAACCGGTGCCTATGACGCTCGCACCAACACCACCTTCTGGGGCATTGGTATGCCCGGCCCCTATGCCGAGCTGATCCGCGGTTCGGGTGACGGCAACGTGCTCTACACCAACTCGACCCTGGCTCTCGACGCCGATACGGGCGAGCTGAAGTGGTACTACCAGCACCTGCCGCGCGATAACTGGGATCTGGACAGCCCGTTTGAGCGTATCCTGGTTGACCAGGAAATCGACGGCGAGATGCATCACCTGCTGATCAGCGTTCCCGGCAAGAACGGCATCGCCTTCGGCCTTGACCGCGACACTGGCAAGTATCTGTGGCACAAGGAAACCGTTGTTCAGAACGTCGTCACCGGCGTTGATCCTGACGGCACCGTGCACATCAACGAGGACCTGATCTCCGAAGCCGTTGGCCAGGAACACCTGGTGTGTACTTCGGTGTCGGGCGGCAAGCTCTGGCAGGCCGGCTCCTACAGCCCGCTGACCCAGACCTTCTTCGTGCCCCTGACCGAGGCTTGCAACACCGTTGCGCCGACCCAGACCGAATTCACCGCCGGCAATGCCGTTGGTGCGGTCAAGTTCGGCCCGCGCGTTCTGCCTGAGGGCATCACCGATGCCGGCCTGCTGCAGGCGCTGGACATCAACCCGATTCAGGCCGAATCCAAGTGGCAGGCGCGTGAGCGTCCGTCCATGACCAGCTCGGTTCTGGCAACCGGCGGTGGTCTGGTGTTCGGCGGCGACGCTGCCCGCTACGTCAAGGCCTGGGATCAGGACACCGGCGAAGTGCTCTGGGAACAGCGCCTGAACGCCCCGATCGGTGGTTACCCAATGACCTACGAGATCGACGGCGAGCAGTATGTCGCCATCCCAACCGGCTACAGCAACTCGGCGAGCTCGATCTCCTCGGCCTTCCCCGAGATCCCGCTGCCGACCGGTTCGGGCAACTCGGTCTTCGTCTACAAGCTGCCGAAGGAATAAGCTTCCGGCGCGATCAATTGAAAGGGGCTTCGGCCCCTTTCTTTATTTTGGAGAACCTCATGCTTCGCACTCTCGCGCTTTCAATGGCGCTGCTGCTGTCTGGCCAGGCCTTGGCCCAAACCAGCAGCGTGCCGGGTGAACTGCTCGACAATTCGCGCCGCCAGAACGGCGACCAGATCAATGTCTGCTTTGACACCAGCAGCGTCATCAGCGCTTTCGACCACGACGTCGCCCAGGCCATTGGGGATGCGCTGTTCCTGCAGGTCAACGTCAAGGAAGGCTTTGGCGGCTTTCCGGTAAACGGCGATGGCTTCATGGACGAGCTGATGCTGGCCATGAACAACACCTGCGACATGTTCATGGGTGTTTCGGTGCAAACCAACTCGCCCTTTCCCGAATGGGCTGCCGTGACCCGTCCCTATGCCACCATTCCGTTCGTGCTTGCGGTGGAGGATGCCAATTGGAATAGCTGGGCCGACATTCCGCATGACCGCAAGATCGGCACCGCGCTGCAAAGCGTGGGCGAGCTGGTGTATATCACCTGGTCGCTGCAGCAGCCCGAAGCCGAGCGCTGGAAGCGTTTGCCCTATGCGGACAATTCACTA is a genomic window containing:
- a CDS encoding transporter substrate-binding domain-containing protein, whose product is MLRTLALSMALLLSGQALAQTSSVPGELLDNSRRQNGDQINVCFDTSSVISAFDHDVAQAIGDALFLQVNVKEGFGGFPVNGDGFMDELMLAMNNTCDMFMGVSVQTNSPFPEWAAVTRPYATIPFVLAVEDANWNSWADIPHDRKIGTALQSVGELVYITWSLQQPEAERWKRLPYADNSLMAKRVLDGTLGGMLLWQPALRKLQSEVPEAAALRVIELAPVPATAIKVGAVVSSRDAFLRTQVDQAIDALVADGTIQTLLDKYGYTGQAGDQ
- a CDS encoding PQQ-binding-like beta-propeller repeat protein translates to MKIGVLKSVLVATTAMMALSGAAFAQGVREDYKPVTEEMLENPPAEEWLMWRGTRDNQGYSPLDLVNKDTVKDLELAWAWPMAEAGIQETAPLVHDGVMFLQTSNAIVEALDAKTGDLIWQYRHAMPEIPTSWSYQANQARRQKNSIALYEDKIVLTTPDAKIVMLNAADGKVVWEKQVLDYNLGYSYTIGPLIVKDKIISAISGCSIAGTAGGCFILAHDANTGEELWRFNTIDDPNNPEQQASWGEVPPENRWGGTPWATGAYDARTNTTFWGIGMPGPYAELIRGSGDGNVLYTNSTLALDADTGELKWYYQHLPRDNWDLDSPFERILVDQEIDGEMHHLLISVPGKNGIAFGLDRDTGKYLWHKETVVQNVVTGVDPDGTVHINEDLISEAVGQEHLVCTSVSGGKLWQAGSYSPLTQTFFVPLTEACNTVAPTQTEFTAGNAVGAVKFGPRVLPEGITDAGLLQALDINPIQAESKWQARERPSMTSSVLATGGGLVFGGDAARYVKAWDQDTGEVLWEQRLNAPIGGYPMTYEIDGEQYVAIPTGYSNSASSISSAFPEIPLPTGSGNSVFVYKLPKE